The Vigna radiata var. radiata cultivar VC1973A chromosome 6, Vradiata_ver6, whole genome shotgun sequence DNA segment TATAGTTGATATTTATAGAAGGTGAATGCAAGGTTTTCTTAGTTCTTACATTTGAAATAGGTTAGtcgtaaaaaaaaatggttgttATTGATCTATTAATTTCTCTATGAATTTGCTAACaaaaaagaatttgaattttcttcttatcCGTCTCCAAAGATGCACATAAAGACATTGTGGTCTTTTATCATATCTTAGTATTTTCCACTCTAATTTATATTCCAttgttttgtattattaaaCCAATAATTCATAAACAACCTAAACTTAACCATGGTTCCTTCAATGTTATGTTCGTTTGGAGGGATTtactatacaaataaaataggAGACGTGAATTTGGAGACCACGACGAATGCAAACAAAATGTGTGAATTGTATTAAAggcaaacaaacaaaatacaaaaaagaaattagcCACAAAAAGCATTCAACTTATTGAAATCATACACACTAATATATGTGGTACGTTTGATGTAAATTCTTTCAATAAACTCCATCCCtattattgatgatttttcatgttttagaCATATCAACTTACAACATGAGAAATCTCAGTCAATGAATgtcttaaaaatttatataaatgaagtAGAAAGACAACTAGATCGAAAAGTGAAAATCATAAAGTCAGATAGAGGTGATGAGTATTATGGAAGATAGGATGAAAGTGGACAACACCCTGGTTCGTTTGCTAAGTTCCTTAAGAAATGTGATATTTGTGCTCAATACACAATGTTAGGCACACCACAATAAAATAGTGTGTCAGAGAGGCGTAACCAAACCTTAATGGATATGGTTAAGAATAAGTAATTCATGTTTATCCTTATCGATGTGGATGTATGCTTTAAACACCATTGTGTATTTGCTGAACAGGGTTCCTAGTAAGGTTGTTCAAAGAACTCCTTTCGAGTTATGAACAAGTAAGAAACTAAATCTGAGACACTTGCATGTTTGGTTGTCAAGAAAAAGTAACAATGTACAATctgaaagaaaaggaaactaAATGAAAGAACAATCAGTCAATATCTCATTGGttatccaaaaaaataaaaaggatataTGTTTTACTATCCTACTCATAGTACAAGAatcattgaaattgaaaatgtttagTTCATTGAGAATGGTTAAACTAGTGGGAATGAAGATTCACGAAATATATGGAGATTAAAGAAGCTAGAGTACAAGTTATTGTAGTTAGTACCTCTTCTTCAATTATTGTTGTTCCCCATGTTGTAAACCACACAACAAACAAGAAGAGTGACAAATTAATGATCCCGAGGTCAACTATGAGCCAATAGTAAAACAACCACAAAAGGTAGTATTAAGAAGATCTTAGAAAGAAACTTTGTCATTTCGAATGATTATGTGATTTATCTACAAGAGTAAAAAAATGACTTAAGTATTGATAATGatccaatttcatttttagatGCTATGAAAAATGAGCTTAAATTAATGAGACATAATGACATATAGGACCTTGTGAAATTTCCAGAAGGATGCAAGAGAGTTAGGTGTAAATAAGTCTTTAAAACTACAATATCAAACATTATAAGACCTAACTTGTTGCCAAAGGTTTTACTTAGAAAGATGGCATTAACTATAAGGAAACATTTTCACCTATTTCTAAGGAAGATTCCTTTAGAATTATTATGGCATTAATAGCTCATTATAATCTTGAATTACATCAAATGAATGTTAAAACTACAATTTTGAATGGGGATTTAGAAGAGAATGTTTATATGAACTAACTAGTTGGGTTCACTGAAGAAGGAAAGGAGCACATGGTGTGTAAACTTaagaaatcaatatatatagACTTAAGCAAGCTTCTTGGAAGTGATATCTTAAGTTCAATGATACTATAATGTCTTTTGAATTTaaggaaaacattttttatcggtatatatatttgaaggttagtgagagtgaatttatatttttgatttgGTTCAATGATTTGGTAGGTCCTTTTTTTGGTTCAGAATCTCAAATAAGACCcctacttattttttttttaattgggtccttaattttgaaaaattgaaacaaatagaGCCATGTCATTAAATTGGACTAACACCGTTAGACTAGCGTGTATGTGGCATGCTGgtggtgttttttttaatgacgTGGGATAGGTTATATGGTTAATATGTGATTGTAATGtgtaaaatcataatttttaattaaagaaattgggGAAAATTGAATTAAACCCAACCCCTTTCTTGGGGTGAATCAGAGAAAATGGAGagtaattttggaaaattaaggTTTATAGCAGAACCCCATTTTCACAACTTGTGTGTCGGCGCATGCGACTTCGTTGCACCTCAAACAGGATGACATAGAGGAAGAAGACAACAAAGGACGGAGAAGTAGAAGATTTTGACCATGATTTTGGAGAGGCGATATTATGTGAGGTTGTTTGGATTACATGTTGTTCATTCCATACGCCTTCGAAGCATCTTCAATGACAcaaattactttgttttatagttCTTCTTGCCTGTAGATTGCAATGACAATGAAGAGTTGAGAAAGATGCTCACATCATTATCCATCATTATGCAAAGGCTTTGTCGTAGCTTGCGAGTTATAAGTGATAAGGAATTGAAGGAAGCTAACTTGTCAATTGATGAAATGATTATCCTTGTAAATGGTGGATTTGATAGGACTGCAATTTGTGAGGAACTTCAACACAAAGGGACAGTTGCCTCATTGGATActgaataaaaattaagtgaAACAACTGGTATAAAGTTCTATGACCCAAGGTAGCAATAAGAAAGTCCTATTTTAAAAGGAAACATTGGCTATGTCAGGGAATGTTCTACTTCTATTCAAGGTAACTTATTAACTGTGGGAATGAGTATGATTGGTGTTTGATAATCACCATCGTGGTCCTCCCCAGAAAACAAGTGTGCCTTCTTGGCAACGGTTATTGACAACAGGTTTTCCACCTCTTGCTTGTCGCCTCTGCTGACTTTCTTCGTCAAGTCGAACCACAAATCACGAAAATTACCAAAGCCCTAAAATCGCTTAATTTGAAATTCGtataaaccctaatttcccAAAATGAATCCTTAGTTTCTCTTATTGATTCCCAATTTTTTGCCAATGAACCCTAATTTGAAGAAACAACTCCGACTTTCTTTTCGAAATCCCTAATTTGAAGAAAGTTATgagtttaattaactttttcaacattttctttgatTGTCCATTTTTGTCACTGATTCCTAATTCGAAGCACCTTACAGTTTTCCCCAATTTGTTTTTGCAAATGTGAATTGCAAGGAAGAAAGGCTGGGTTGAATTAAAATtcctttaatttcttaattaaaaacttacaaATTACACATCACATTATGtcacatcattaaaaaaaacacaactagCATACCACGTACACGTCAGTGTAACAACGTTTGTCGGCAGGACtctatttgtttcaatttttcaaaaataaggacccaattgaaaaaaaaaataagtaaggTTCCTATTTGAGATTCTAACTCAAACAAAGGACTTGGCgaatcatttaactttttttattttgtatgttgatgatatctTACTTGTGACTAATAATCTTGGTCTAAGTCAAACTAAAAGTTTCACTTAGTAGAAGAATTTCAGAAACGTAGAATGTCAATAAAACATATTAGCACTAATCTTAGGATTACTAACCCTTTAACAAAAAGGTTATTGCTAAAATTTTTTGTTGGTTATGTAAAGAATATGGACATTATGTCTAGTAGTGAATGTTGAATGTTAATGTTATTAATGTTTATGTGACACTTTAAACTCTTTGATGTAtaagtttttgaaattttgttttcttctttatgttTATGTATGCAAAttatgatgaagaaaaaaattatgttattgaaataatattatgtttaaacTTATTATGGATTTCTCGTTTTAAAGTCACGTTAAGGAGAAATAGATGATACAATAATACATGCAATGGAATATGTGATAGATGTGCAACTATCATTAGTcttgttatttttgtatttttgattATGAATAATGatgaaatcaatttatataaagttctttaatgtatattatgatttatgtattaaattaaataatgttataacaTCATATATGTCAAATGCGATATATTAGAATTAATTGACGAATAAATTCTATTATTtgacttatttgaattattatgaTGGatccaaatataatttaataaaatataagggtttattaattattatgaaaaattataataaaataaaataaaaataaaataaaatccaacttaatgatcttattttataaaagatattaagaTTTTGTCTCTAATAATGAGATTCTTTCATTAagccataaaaaaaatcaaagaaaagaaagatagaaataaattgaaaaaagataaataaaaaaacagaaattaaaaatcgtatttttattgaatttctcatgactcttttaagattttttagaataaattaataatatagaaaaaactacaaaattaatttacaataaatatcaTTATGTCAAATCACTATTCTCTAAACAAGTCCTTTTATCTAAAGAAAGAAATCtcaataattcattttaataaatattagaccATAtggaataaaaaagttaaagaaaacataaaataatcatctcaataaatcattttaaaaccaaaatacaaTCAACcctattttaaaactaaatgcATATAAAAACAGAGCTGTATCTAAATTCTGCAAAGCATTCCACAGggtaaataaaaagaaataataggaATGGTTTGAGTTGGTAAACCTTCCACATCAACTctatcttcaattttaaaacatattacatATATTCCTTGCTTTTCTATTGTTCAAACACCTGATTGGATATATCTCTTAGAAAATAGCTACAACCAATGAACAGGAAACTTGGAATCTAATGTATCTACACGACAGCTTACTTTCGACCGGCCTCAAAACACGTAAACCTTGGCCACATGCGGTCGTCCTTATTTCCAATACGACCGAATTAACAAACATGTTCCCTTGTCACTTTCTTTCATACTTTGCTTAAATATGTTGATTCAAAGCTATAACTATGTACCCTCATCTCATCTTATCCTCGACCTACAACTCTATAATGGATGATCACACTAATAAGGACATGCAGGAAAAGCCAATCTTAGTATCTCTTGAAGATTTGTACCAAGGAATCCCAGATGAATCCGTTAACCTCACCTTTCAGCATCTTGCTCAAGTGAACACATCAGAGAAGAGAAAGCCCACAACAACCTTAACACCTTCACGCTCTCTGACCAAACTACCTAGTCTTGATTTCACCAAAGGCTTGCAAGGTTCTGGTCATCACCATGATCAACACCACGTACAAGATTTTGGCCATGGAGAGTCGTCACCATGGGGTCATCCCGGTCATTTTAAGCACCATTCGCATGGTGGTTCACAAAGAAGTCCTCAATGCATGGTAGGTGGAGATGATCGTTCGAAGTGTGGCCTGAGCTTTGATGGTATCAGTGTTGCTTCAGGAAGAGGTACTCGAAGACCACGACCTGGGATTCCGCACTCTAAGATTTGCGCAACTTGCAAtacctatatttatatattccgAACCAGATGCCTGGTACGTATCATTAGATATATAAACAAAGTAAATTTCTGAATTTCTATACAATAAATTCAATCTTTTATAACATGTGTTATCTATTCTGTCTTTATAAATATGTGTTAgagataacaaaatatataataggtGCATGGATAATTAATATAGCTGTTGCACCATTCAATCCTTCTCCTTATAATGATTCTGATGCATGCAGGTGTGCGGGAGGGTTTATTGCAGACAATGTGTAGAAATAGGAATGGGGGAGATGGTAGAAGGAAGAAAGTGTATTGAGTGCCTTGGATTGAGATTCAGCCATAGGTAACGATTTTATTCTgtgttttactttaaaaaatggGGGAAAAAAAGTCTCTTGTTTGAACTAAGGGGATGAGATT contains these protein-coding regions:
- the LOC106763364 gene encoding uncharacterized protein LOC106763364, which codes for MDDHTNKDMQEKPILVSLEDLYQGIPDESVNLTFQHLAQVNTSEKRKPTTTLTPSRSLTKLPSLDFTKGLQGSGHHHDQHHVQDFGHGESSPWGHPGHFKHHSHGGSQRSPQCMVGGDDRSKCGLSFDGISVASGRGTRRPRPGIPHSKICATCNTYIYIFRTRCLVCGRVYCRQCVEIGMGEMVEGRKCIECLGLRFSHRYIERAGKVGCCSWRYPKTLKQAELKCAEKGPRRSGKYGHGGKAHSRSRSPVSPRRNHGVASNEHSFINSSSFSPFSPHYSLPL